A stretch of DNA from Glycine max cultivar Williams 82 chromosome 18, Glycine_max_v4.0, whole genome shotgun sequence:
tttgattttccaTAATTCTAAGACGTAATTACACCTGAACCAAACCATATACAAAAGCCCACATtcacaaaaatgaaagcaagtacattattatatatataaaagataaccTTATCCTAAATTGTTAAAAGCCAGGCTTAACCTCTTCAAGTTTTTAAGACCTGCAGGAAAGGGAGTGCATGCTATAAAACCAAGAATCCAGTGATTTGCCATACTTAGAACAACAAGTAAGAACATGAAACCATAAGTCCTCAAGTTTGGTCATTATAAATCaagttaccaaaaaaaaatttcaaatccaTCGTTAGAGAAACCACATCCGTTGAGATTTAAGCATGCCAGGGATGCTACCATTTACACCAAATCtaccatataataataatataatgaaataaaCTATTCAATACTTGCCTAGCTACAATATTGTTACTAGACACAAGTATAGCAAATTTACACCTTAATCATCCTCAATGGTAGCTGTTGCACTTAACTTTTATATTAGTAACAAAACATATGCATGTGCACTATCAGATAGTAGACCACATTCAAAAGACTAAATAACACTGCATGTCACTTtactaacattatttatttataaaagtagCAAACAAGAAGTCAACTAGCCCAAAGAAGACCAAAGCATCCATTAACCACGTTGACAAAGTGACCAAAGCCTCCCATACCTGCTTTTTCTACCTTGGTCAATGCCTCCTCTAGTAACATAATAGAATACTTACCATATACTAGTATTACTTCAGGTATCACTActagaataatgtttttttacgaCATAGTATCTAAGTCGGTTATCCAGAATCGCCTTAGATAGTGGCGCGGTGACAAACTTGTAATTATCAAAgctgagaataattttttacaacgtaaattctaaggcggttataaataaccgtcttagtaacTCGCtgggtggcatttttgtaaatatagaAAAAAGTTAAACGACGGGTTTGGACCAAAGCCGCCTTTGTTTTATTTCCCTTAAATTAGGGATTTTACAGCCATCCCTTTCCACTCTTCACCCAGCGTCCCTTTTGGTCTTCACCAGCATCCCCTTTGGTCTTCACCAAGTGTTGAAAGAGAAGTTTGTGACCCATCATCACTAAGCCCTGTCGAAGAGAAGTCTGTGACCCATCACTAAGCCCTATTCAAGGTGTGTCGTGCCGCAGTCCGATTGTATGAACTGGTAAGTACCCATGCCCTAGTGTTGCTTGCTTGAAAATGTGTAATGAATTGCATTGTCAAGACACGGTTGTTGTTTCGCTGGTAGGTAGGGGCTTTTATTTTGCCTTTCTCGATTAGCAACACACGGACGAAGGGCAGCTTGCTTGCGGCTTCAACATCTGCCAACCAAACCCTTAGTCATTTGGGATTTAAAGGTACCGCGTGTTCTTATTTTGAACCACATGTTTATGATACTATCTCATCTCATACTTAAACTCTTAACCACTTAATTATTAGGAAGAGTTAACTTggttttaaaacttaatgtttTGACTGAGTTGAGTTTAGTAGAAATGTTATTCCCCCTGTTCCTAAATTATATAgcgcttttttttttcaaaactattgatgttttacaaatttatgttttaaaaattatacaactTTTTTAGCTTGGTATTATGAGGTCAGGTTTTCTTCTATTAAGTGTAGATGTAATGGCTTGAAAAGTCTTTTTAGCTTGCTATTATGAGGTCaggttttcttcttttaaaaatgTCAAAACTCAATCATCGTGTTTTCAGATTTGTTGTTTTAATGTGTAGTATACAGAAGTGGTTGCAGAAATGGATATAAAGAGTTTGTATTGTGAAATGTGGATTATGGACCATTAATTGAATATAAAGAGCTATGGTGTAATTTTGAATGATGTATGGAATGTAGATGTATGCgtctgtttttttcttttgtttccaaGGCTGATGTTATTGGTTGCGGAATGAAGGGAAGAATTTGGCTGACTAAAGCGTCTAGGTTTAGGTCTTCAGTTTGGAGAGTTGGTGGTAAACGTCCAGGTAAATCCCCCCTTATTGCTAGCAGAATatcatctttgttttcctttgtAATTTAGTGTGACGATTTTCATTTTGGTGCATTTTCGTTAGGTTATAATGCAAGTGACTCTGAGTCtgacgaagaagaagattcTTAAACAAACTAAATTTGATTTCATGTCCAAAATTTGAAAGGTGAGTTTATCCTGATCCCTGAACCCTTTCTTCGTGTTGCTAGtgattttactctttttatCTAATAGAAAAACTTGAGGCTTGTGCTCATGTGCCTTATTTCTTCATATTTAGattgttgtgtgttttgtatcaagtaattcaaattttcttctgACTTGGGAGTGTTATTACCTATTTTCTTATTAGTTGTATCTGTGTCATCTTTGAGAATGATGGGTTTTTCACATTAGTTCAATTGTGATTCCAGTTCCACAGTATTTCTTCAGCAACATCTGATTGATGATGGGTTGTATGTTCCGAGATCCAGAAATATGTTTTCCATGATTAGGCATGTGATGTGACTTCTCTACATGAGTATATTAAGAGTTTATGCCTAGTCTACCTGGGAGAGGGGTTTCagaaattataagtattttgtTTGTATGATGATTACTTTCTCTTGGACTTGAAAGGTTAACATGGATTACGTGtcctctttttattttgtatgttgttcCCCCTATCTACAGTGTTGTGCTTGTAAAATGAGATGTAATTAATCTCATTAGAAAAAATGAGACATGGTAAAGAGTACAGACTGCTAACTTGCCAAGATGCTAAGCTTATCCTCTATTGCTTTGTATATAATTTGACTGTTGTCTACATTCTTGGGAGAATAAGCTTTCAATATGTGGTTTAAAAGATATAGATGACGTTACAATGCAATTAATCTGGTGATTGAGTTGGTTATGGCACTTTCTTTTTAACCTTCTTGAAGTTTGATAGTGTTACTGAGAAAGTCTACTGAAAGTTTTTAAGGTAGATTATTAGCAAGGGCTGGGATGGGGGAGCATATAGATTTTGGGGTCAACATACTCAATTCGATCTTTATTTGCACAAAGTGAGAGGACAGCGTTGAAGAACAATATTGCATAATGTAACATATGATTAATAGGATAGGATGAATTTCTGGTTCAGGAGGTTACATCTAGGTTAATGCTTGGATGCAACCAGCCAGTTGTTATGGCTTTGATAGTTGCTATGGCTTCCAAACCACCAGCAGCCCCAAGACCATGACCAATCATTGACTGAAacgataagaaaatataatgataaactTCAAGGTTAATGAAAGAATGTCGATAAGATTATGAagcatttaaaactaaaaaaaaatgtttcttaccTTAGTTGCATTCATTTTCAATTCTGATGTGTCcttaaaaacctttttaattgCATTAACCTCAGCCAAGTCACCAGCCAGTGTTGACGTGGCATGAGCATTCACATAGTTCACCTGTacaatttagaaattaaacCAATAAGAAATCATCAATTTTACATAAACAATTGAATATAGAATCTAAACTTTTTCAAAGCAACATTCTAATTATGTGTAATTATGTATCGATCATTTCAGTTTGGATACTTGTGCCTTGGTAGTTGGTAGTACTCTCTATTTCTTACTTCTTCAGGAGAAACTCCAGCATCTTCTAAACTCTTGCTTATGCAAGATGAAACTCCAAGACCATCAACTCTTGGATCAGTCATGTGATGAGCATCACACGTTATGGCACCCCCAAATATTCTGCTATTATTTTGGCTCCCCTTTTTGTTGCactctccaattttttttcagttATAGAGAATCAAGTTGTCATTAGGTGAACAAAAGtaagttaaaacaaaaacttgttAGGCCATATTGCTTTAGAATTACTAGTAAAAGATGTATATATAgcgtaaaagaaaattttgggtTCAAGTTTCTACCAGCACACCAGAGCCTTCACCCATCACAAAACCATCATGATCTTTGTCCCATGGTCTTGAAGCCTTCTTGGGGTCTTCGTTTCTGTGAGACAAAGCCCTGCAAGCAATGAAGCCTCCAAGACCACTAGGCATGATTGCTGCCTCAGTTCCACCAACCACCATGATATCTGCTTCACCTTTTCTAATGTGATTAGCAGCCGCACAAAAGCAGTAATTTGCCATTGCACAAGCAGTGGAAATTGAATAATTGGGACCCATTAGGCCTGTGTCTATAGCCAACAAGGCAGAACCCATGTTGGTGATGGAGTAGGGAATGAAAAATGGAGTAATTTTCTTATATCCCTTTTGTACAAGAGCTTCCACACCATTCGAGAAAGTCGTTATACCTCCCATTCCTGATCCCACCAGAACTCCTATTCTTGTTTTGTCCATCTGCTAGAGACATAATGAACGTATAATTTCGTACCAATCCTCCTCATTAAATCATAGTCCTAAGGATTACAACATGGACAAAACTTATATATAGTTCTTTCTTTAGGTGTTGTTTGTACTTTTCTCCAA
This window harbors:
- the LOC100818559 gene encoding LOW QUALITY PROTEIN: 3-oxoacyl-[acyl-carrier-protein] synthase I, chloroplastic (The sequence of the model RefSeq protein was modified relative to this genomic sequence to represent the inferred CDS: inserted 1 base in 1 codon) codes for the protein MTAPRCRTIKAMASPTVGAPKREKDPKKRVVITGMGLVSVFGSDVDAFYNKLLEGESGISLIDRFDASNFSVRFGGQIRDFCSEGYIDGKNDRRLDNCWRYCIVAGKRALDDANLGKQVLDTMDKTRIGVLVGSGMGGITTFSNGVEALVQKGYKKITPFFIPYSITNMGSALLAIDTGLMGPNYSISTACAMANYCFCAAANHIRKGEADIMVVGGTEAAIMPSGLGGFIACRALSHRNEDPKKASRPWDKDHDGFVMGEGSGVLVEKKLESATKRGAKIIAEYXGGAITCDAHHMTDPRVDGLGVSSCISKSLEDAGVSPEEVNYVNAHATSTLAGDLAEVNAIKKVFKDTSELKMNATKSMIGHGLGAAGGLEAIATIKAITTGWLHPSINLDVTS